The Candidatus Korarchaeota archaeon NZ13-K DNA segment GTGGACTTCGAAGGGAACTACGACGTGCCCCCTATGCGTAGCAAGCTTCAGGCTCCCCCAGCTGAACCAGAACAGGTGAGCATCGTCCAGGAGAACTGTGTTCAAGTTCTTGATTTCGGGAGGACTGACGTTCTTTCCCCTCCTGGAAAGCCTCCTATAGGACTTGAACATCGCCAAAGCTTGGGTTATGGCCGTGTAAACGTAGTGGGAGGGATAAGAGGGATATTTCTCTCTCAACTCCCTGTAGACAGCTTCATGAAGTCTCTTCCTTGACGTTACACCCAGCTTTATGGCCCTCTCCAAGCAAAACCTCACCATTTCTGAGTACGCTTCAAAGAGCTCTTTGAGTATCACCGCTTGCTCTTCATTGGGTTCGAGCCTGAACCTGCAGGTCTCACTCAGCAATAAGCTGCCTGACACCTTCGACCACCTCCTTGTACTTACGGCTCCTCATTCCGTAGAGCTTCCCTGCAAAACTTGAAACTAAGGCCATTAGATCCTCTACAAGCTCTTGATGGACATCCTTAGGCTCCTCACCATTAACCACTTCTATCCTGACGCCGTGAGAGGCGAAGTAACGCTCCAAATACCTGAAACCGAACCTCGTGAGCCTGTCCTTAAATTCGACGATGACAACCCCAACTTCATGCTTCTCGACCATGTCGAAGAGCCTGCCCAGCGACTCTCTGTTCTCATTAAGCCCGCTGGCAACATCCTCTAAGACTGAGACGACTTCGTAGCCTTTCGATTTGGCGTATTCCAATAAGCTCTCTTTCTGCCTCTCCAAGTCCCCCTTCTGCTTTTGGTCGTGGGAAGAGACCCTACAATAGACAACCGCCCTCTTCGACGCGTCTGGCTTAATAATGCCCATTAGACGCTCGACTTCGTCCTCAGGCACCCTCCTCCTGCCTCCGACGGTTCTGACGACTCTGATCTTCCCCTGTCTATCCCACTTCCTGAGGGTATTTGGATGGATGCCCAGCCTCTTACAGGCCTCACTAAGCGTCAGCAACCTCTCAGTCATTATGTAAATAAGTGGTAGGAAGTGTTATATAAAGTTAACTATTCAGAAACTGCTGGTGAACCCCATGGTAGCCCCTCCAAGCTGCCGCTTATGGTCATGCATCGGGACGGACGCTTGACATTCACGCGCCATCCGGCTTGACGCGCTGCCCCTCAGGGGATACCCATGAAGAAAGCCAAGAGGTAGACCGAGCCCAAAGAGTAAGAGAGGAGCAGGAGGAGCTTGTCCCTAAGGGTCAGCCTGAGCTCCCTGTACCAGGTGTGACACCTCTCCTCCCCGAATCCCCTCAGCTCCATCGAATCCGCTATGTCGTAGATTGAGAGCGCAGCTGAGATCGTCACGGGAACCACCAGGGGAACTATGGAGAGCAGCCTGGCCACAGGGTTCCTCCCTCCCCTTGGCCTGAAGCCCCTGGCCATCTGAGCCTCTAGG contains these protein-coding regions:
- a CDS encoding IS607 family transposase: MTERLLTLSEACKRLGIHPNTLRKWDRQGKIRVVRTVGGRRRVPEDEVERLMGIIKPDASKRAVVYCRVSSHDQKQKGDLERQKESLLEYAKSKGYEVVSVLEDVASGLNENRESLGRLFDMVEKHEVGVVIVEFKDRLTRFGFRYLERYFASHGVRIEVVNGEEPKDVHQELVEDLMALVSSFAGKLYGMRSRKYKEVVEGVRQLIAE